Part of the Arsenicicoccus sp. oral taxon 190 genome, CGAAGTGGCCCACCGAGCGCCACCTCGTCCGCACCTACGCCGAGGCCGCAGACCGGCCCTACGCCGTGCCGAGCCACTGGTCCGGGGCGGTCGTCGCCGGCGTGCCGGTCCACCAGCCGCAGCTGCAGCGAGTGCACCTGCGCCGCATCGACCGAGGTCGGGCGCAGACCAGACGACACCTGACCCTTCACCTCGGTGTGGAGGGTGCCCCTGTGCGCGAGCTCGCGCTGCCGGGCTCGCTGCCGCGCGAGATGTTCGCGCTGGGCGCCCTGGGGATGGTCGTAGCCGACCTGGCGAGGGTGGCGGTCGAGCTGACGCAGATGTGCCCTGTCTCGGGGCTGATGACCTGCGACTGGCTCCTCCATCGCGGGGTGCTGACCATGGCTGACCTCGAAGGGTGGGAGGAGCGGTTGCGGGGGGAGCAGGGGGCCTATCAGGTGTGGCCGGTGATGAGGCTGGTCGACGGGCTGCGTGAGTCACCCGGAGAGTCCTGGGCGGCCTGGGTCTGCCACGCGCTGGGCTATCGGCTGGAGTCGCAGGTGCAGGTCGTGACCCTGTCGGGGGTGCGCCGTCTCGACCTTGCCCTGGAGGGGGAGTGGGTGGCACTCGAGTACGACGGGCAGGGCAAGTACGCGGAGGGGGACGACGAGGACGGGGTGAACTCGGTGCTGCTGGCGGAGAAGGAGCGCGAGGACGACGTCCGGGACGAGGAGTGGGAGGTCGTGCGCCTCACGAAGCGGCGACTCGCCCGGCCGTGGGAGGTGCAGCAGCGCATCGAGAAGGCGCGTCGTCGAGCCCGGATCCGGCACGGGACGGCCCGCCGCCCGCCGCGGGGTGGCTGACCCCACCCCCCTCCCAATCTCAGGTTGCCTACGCCATCTCGCCCTACAAGGCGAGATGGCGTAGGCAACCTGAGCTTGAGTAAGTAGGGTGACTGTGTAGACAGACTGACTAGGTAGGGATACTGTCTAGGGATGGCGCACCAACCCTGGCCCAGCGAGTGGCTCCGCGGACTCCTCACCCTGGCGGTCCTGCGCGTCCTCGGTGACGGGCCGACCTACGGCTATGCCATCGCCACGACACTCGAGCAGCACGGTTTCGGGGCGATCAAGGGCGGCACGCTCTACCCGTTGCTCAGCCGACTCGAAGCGGCCGGTCACGTCACCACCGAGTGGTGCCAGGGGGAGTCCGGCCCGGGCCGCAAGTACTTCCAGCTCACCGCTGCCGGGTCTGCCGAGCTCGACCAGCAACGCACCTTGTGGCGTGAGTTCGCTACGCACACAACGACATTCATCTCCGAGGGGGAGTAGTGAGGACCATGGACAAGCGCGACCGACGATGGATCGACGAGATGGTGGTGGAGCTGCGTCTGCAGGACATCAAGGGCGGGGTGATCGGCGATGCGGTCACCTCGGTCGAGACGCACCTCGCCGAGAGCGGGGAGTCGGCGCAGGAGACTTTCGGCGACCCGCGCGAGTATGCCCGCTCGCTGACCTTCACCGAGGCCCAGCGCGAGCGGATGGCTCCAGCGGACTGGGCGATGGCTATCGGTCCCTCCCTCGTCGGTCTTGCGGGGCTGACGCTGAGCACGGCTGCCGTGAGGGCCTACCGCCTGGGCACCGACGTCGCCGTGTCCGTCGGTGAGCTCGCGACGCTGGTGCTGCTCGTCGGCGTCGTGATGCTCGTGGCCCGGCGCCTGCGCCCCATCCTGGAGCGGCCCTTCGTCGGGGTGCTCGCCATCACGGTCGCCGTGGCGGTGATGGCGGCGACCGCGGTCTTGCTGCGCGAGCCCGCCGTGCATCTGCCGCGCGCCCTCGCCGCTGCTGTCGCTGTGGCCCTCTTGGTGGGCGGGGCCATCGTGGCTCAGCGAGTCTCCCCGCGACTGACCGACCCGGTGATCGATCCGCGCGACGGGCGAGACCGCTATGGGTCACCCCGAGGCGAGGCGGCTGGGCGTGCGTTGGCCGGTGCGTCCGGCTGGCTGATCCTGCTCGTCGCAGTGCTGCTCGGCCTGCTGACGTGGTTCACGGCCTGACCGGCTCCCCCTACTCGCGGGTTGCCTACGCCATCTCGCCTTACAAGGCGAGATGGCGTAGGCAACCCGAGAGTAGGTAGGGGTGAGGCGGTGAGCCAGGTGGGGACTCGGCGGCGGTGCTCGCTAGCGTGCTGTCATGAGCAGACTGAGTGCCCGTGGCCAGGTCCCGCCCTTTCACGTCATGGAGGTCATGAAGGTCGCCGCCCGGCGTCAGCTCACGCACGGTGACGTGATCGGGCTGCACGTCGGTCAGCCCAGCACGGGTGCACCTCGGGCCGCGCGGGACGCCGCGATCGCCGCCATCGACGGCCAGGTGCTCGGCTACACCGAGGCCGTGGGGAACCTCGCTCTGCGAGAGGCCATCTGCGAGCACTACGCCGCGGCATACGACCTCGAGGTCCATCCGGGCCAGGTGATCCTCACGACGGGGAGCAGCGGAGGGTTCACGGCGCTGTTCCTCGCGGCCTTCGAGGCCGGTGACGAGGTCGTCGTGACGCGCCCCGGCTACCCGGCCTATCGCAACACCCTGGAGGCCCTGGGCTGTCGCGTCGTGGACCTCGACTGCGGCCCCGAGACGGCCTACCAGCCTACCGTGGTGATGCTCGAGGCGCTCCCGACGCCGCCGGCCGGCCTGATCCTGGCGAGCCCCGCCAACCCCACGGGCACGGTCGTGCCCGCCGACGAGCTCGCCGCGATCGCTCGCTGGTGCGCTGAGCATGATTGTCTGTTGGCGAGTGATGAGATCTATCACGGGATCTCGTATGCCGGCGCGCACCCGACCACGGCGTGGAGCACCTCCCGCGCGGCCGCCGTCGTCGGCAGCTTCTCCAAGTACTTCTCCATGACCGGCTGGCGGCTCGGCTGGATGCTGCTGCCCGACCACCTGTTGCGGCCGGTCGAGCTGCTGCTGGGCAACCTCAACCTGTGCCCGCCCGCCGTCAGCCAGGCCGCCGCCGTCGGGGCGCTCACGCTGGCCGCGCAGGTCGAGCTGCGTTCGCACGTCGAGCGTTACGCCCACAACCGGGACCTCGTGCTGCAGCGGCTGCCGGAGCTCGGCGTGCACGACCAGGTGCCGCCGTCGGGGGCGTTCTACGCCTGGTGCGACATCGCCCACCTGACCGACGACTCGGTCGCCTGGTGCACGGCGGTCATGGATCGCACCGGCGTCGCCCTCACCCCGGGGGTGGACTTCGCTCCCAGCCGACCGGGCGGCGACCCGGCGCTGGACGGCAGCCACTTCGTGCGGATCTCCTACGCCGGCAGCGCGGCCGACGTCACCGAGGGCTTCGACCGGCTGGCTGCCTACGTCGCCGGCGGTCGCTGCTCGTAGGCCGCGGGCCGCTGCTGCACCGCGCGGATCCGCGTCATGTCCATCTTGGGGGAGCGCTCCATCGTGTAGAGCCCGTTCTGCTCCTGGAAGGTGTCGGTGAGCTGGGTGTAGCAGTAGCCCGCGAGGTCAGGGCAACCCAGCAGGACGGTGGTCAACCCCTCGTAGCGGGAGTAGAACTCGCGCAGGTCCCGGACGCGCTGGCCGTAGCCCCACGAGCTCTCGCGGTCCTCCCCGGAGGCGCCGGGCCCGCCCGGCGCCCACCAGATCCCGCCGTACTCCGACATCAGGTAGGGCTGGCCGGCGTAGGCCACCGACCAGTCCTTGCCGGGCAGGTCGGCGAGCGGCTCGCCGGCCGCCAGCCCCTCCATGAGGACCCGGAACCGCCACGGCCGCTGCTCGTAGCAGTGCGCGTCGTAGACGTCGGTCTCGACCACCCGGTGCGACCACCCGGACGCGTCGATGACGGGCCGGGACGGGTCGATCGCCTTGGTGGCCAGGAACATCGCGCGGGTCACGTCGTCCAGCACGGTGATGTCGTCGGTGAGGTCCTGCTCGGTCTCGTTGAGCGGGCACCACCCGATGATCGAGGGGTGGTTGACGTCGCGCTGCAGCACCTCGACCCACTGCGTGACGAAGGACGCTGTCGGAGACTGGATCTCGCCGTGGCCGTCGCGCATCTTGGCGCCCCAGTCGCCGAACTCTCCCCACACGAGGTAGCCCAGCCGGTCGGCGTGGTAGAGGTAGCGCTCCTCGAAGACCTTCTGGTGCAGGCGGGCTCCGTCGAAGCCGGCCGCCAGTCCCAGCCGGATGTCCAGCTCGAGCGCGGCGTCCGACGGCGCCGTCATGAGCGAGTCGGGCCAGTAGCCCTGGTCCAGCACCAGGCGTTGGAAGAGGCGCTCGCCGTTGAGCCGGATCTCGTTGCCGTGCACCGAGATCGACCGCAACCCGGCGTATGACGTCAGCTCGTCGACGACCGCCCCCTCGCGGTCGACCAGCCGCACGAGGAGGCCGTAGAGGTGGGGGTCGGCCGGGGACCACGGGCGGATCTCGCTGTCCGGCAGCGTGACTCGCATCCGCGGCGCGAGGTCGAGGTCGGATCGGGTGGCGGCAGCGGCGATCACGGTGTCGTCCGCCCCGCCATCCGGGCTCGCGGCGGCGTCGCCCACTCCTGCGGCGGCGTCGCCCAGTCCCGCGGCGCGGGTGACCTCGACGACGACCTGACCGCCGGCCAGGTTGGCGCTCAACGGGATCGACACGTCCAGGGCGCCACCGGCGAGGTCGGGCGTGACGTGCAGCCGCCGCACGTGCACCGGCGGCACGGCCTCGAGCCAGACGGTCTGCCAGATGCCGGTGGTGCGGGGGTAGAAGCATCCGGAGGGGGCGTAGCTCGTGGCCTGCTTGCCCCGGGCCTGCGGGCCGCGGCGGGGGTCGCGCGCCCGCACCACGATCTCGACGGTGTCGCCCGGACCGACCCCGGCTCGCGACAGCGGGGCGGAGAAGGGCGTGAAACCGCCACGGTGCCGGGCGATCTCGATGCCGTTGGCCCACACGGTGGCGTCGTGGTCGACGGCGCCGAGGTGCAGCCAGGCGTCCGTCCCTCCCCACGACGCCGGCACCACCACCGTGCGGCGATACCAGACCGCCTCGTGGAAGTCCTCGTCCCCGACGCCGGACGCTGCCGACTCCGGGCAGAACGGCACGAGGATCCGCCCCGACAGCGGGCGGGACAGCAGCCCTCGCTCGTAGCCGCTGTCACCGCGGTCGCTCTCGAACTCCCACTCGCCGTTGAGGTTGAGCCACCGCGCTCGCACGAGCTGCGGCCGCGGGTGCTCGGGACGCGGCACGCCCGACCCGACCCCGACGGACAGGTCCGGCGCGGCCCCCACCGCCGGCTGGGGCGCCGGCCGCAGCGACGGGCGGCGGCGCCATACGGCCTGCTGCGCGCGCCAGGCGAGCCGAGCGAGCCGGGCCGCGGCGCTCACCCGATGGTCCAGGTGTCCTTGCCCCGCAGCAGGGCCTCGAGGTCGTCGTCGCCGGCGGGCCCACCCGCGGCGGTGACGGCCCCGGCGATCTGGCCACGGACCAGGTCGTCGTAGGTGGGCCGGGACACCGAGCGGAAGACGCCCATCGGCACGTGCAGCTGCTCGCCGGAGTCCAGGCGGGACAGGGCGAACGCCTGCGTCGGGTCGTCGGCGCCCGCGTCGTGCACGACGATCCGCGAGGGGTCGGTGACGGAGTCCTCGTGGACGACCTCCAGCGAGCCGGAGTCGGAGCGCACGACGACCTGGTTGGCCCCGGCGCGCACCGGCTGACCGTCCTCCAGGTGCACGAGCCTGGCCGCGGCCTCACCGCGGTCCTTGAGCAGCTGGAAGGCGCCGTCGTTGAAGATCGGGCAGTTCTGGTAGATCTCGACGAAGGCGGTCCCGCGGTGCTCCGCCGCCGCGCGCAGGACCTCGATGAGGTGCTTGCGGTTGGAGTCCATGGTGCGGGCGACGAAGGTCGCGTCGGCGCCGAGGGCGAGCGAGAGCGGGTTGAAGGGCCGGTCCACGGAGCCCGCCGGGGTCGACTTGGTGACCTTGCCGATCTCGGAGGTGGGGGAGTACTGCCCCTTGGTGAGGCCGTAGATCTGGTTGTTGAAGAGCAGGATCGTCATGTTGACGTTGCGGCGCATCGCGTGGATGAGGTGGTTGCCGCCGATCGACAGCCCGTCGCCGTCGCCGGTCACGACCCACACCGACAGGTCGGGACGCGCCGTGACCAGGCCGGTGGCGATCGCCGGGGCGCGCCCGTGGATCGAGTGCATCCCGTAGGTGTCGAGGTAGTACGGGAACCGCGAGGAGCAGCCGATGCCGGAGACGAAGGCGATGTTCTCGCGCTGCAGCCCGAGGTCGGGCAGGAAGGACTGCACGGCGGCGAGCACGGCGTAGTCGCCGCAGCCGGGGCACCAGCGGACCTCCTGGTCGGAGGTGAAGTCCTTCTTGGACTGGGCCGGGGCGCCCTCGTCGAGACGGGGGACGCCGGCCAGGCCGTGGGTGGGTATGCCGAGATCGACGGTCATCGGGCTCAGGCCTCCTGGCTGGCGGGGGTGCTGGCGGGGGTGCTGGCGGGGGTTGGACTGGTGTCGGGAGCCGGGCTCGGCGCGTGGTGCGGGTCGAGCTCGTGCAGCGCCTCGTGGATCGCGTCGGACAGCGTGCTGGCCGTGAAGGGCAGGCCGCGCACCTGGGTCAGCGCCCGCACGTCGACGAGGTAGGCGGCGCGCAGCATCATCGTGAGCTGGCCGAGGTTCATCTCCGGCACGATGACCCGCTCGTAGCGGCGCAGCACCTCGCCGAGGTTGGCCGGGAACGGGTTGAGGTGCCGCAGGTGCGCCTGCGCGACCTCCGCGCCGGTGTCGCGGGCATAGCGCACCCCGGCGCTGATCGGGCCGTATGTCGATCCCCACCCGAGCATGAGGACCTTGGCCTCGCCGGTGGGGTCGTCGACCTGCACGTCGGGGATGCCCGCGATGCCGGCGACCTTGGCGGCGCGCAGCCGGGTCATCCGGTCGTGGTTGTCGGGGTCGTAGGAGATCTCGCCGGAGACGTCCTTCTTCTCGATCCCGCCGACGCGGTGCTCCAGGCCCGCGGTGCCGGGCACGGCCCAGGGGCGGGCGAGCGTGTCGGGGTCGCGCAGGTAGGGGTGGAACACCGGGGTCCCGTCGGCGTCCTCGGCGTTGGGCTCGGTGGCGAAGCCGGGGTCGATCAAGGGCAGCTCGCGCACCGAGGGGACCTGCCACGGCTCGGAGCCGTTGGCGAGGTAGCCGTCGGAGAGCAGGAAGACCGGGGTGCGGTAGGTCAGCGCGATACGGACCGCCTCGAGCGCGGCGTCGAAGCAGTCGGACGGCGACTGCGCGGCGACCACGGGGACGGGCGCCTCGCCGTTGCGGCCGTACATCGCCTGCAGCAGGTCGGCCTGCTCGGTCTTGGTCGGGAGCCCGGTGGAGGGGCCGCCACGCTGGACGTCGACGATGACCAGCGGAAGCTCGAGGGAGACGGCGAGACCGACGGTCTCGGTCTTGAGCGCGACCCCGGGCCCGGACGTCGTGGTGACCCCCAGGGCGCCGCCGAAACTCGCGCCGAGCGCGGCACCGATCCCCGCGATCTCGTCCTCGGCCTGGATCGTGGTGACGCCGAAGCGCTTGAGCCCGGACAGGGTGTGCAGGATGTCGCTGGCCGGCGTGATGGGGTAGGCGCCCAGCACCAGGGGCAGCCCGGCCTTGTGCGCCGCGGTCGCGAGGCCGTAGGCCAGCGCCGTGTTGCCGGTGACGTTGCGGTAGAGCCCGGCCCGCATCGGGGCGGGACCGATCTCGTAGGCGACCGCGAAGTCCTCCGTGGTCTCGCCGTAGGCGTGCCCGGCCTTGAGGGCGGCCAGGTTGGCCGCGAGGATGTCGGGCTTCTTGCCGAACTTCGCGGCGAGGAAGGTCTCGGTCGACTCCAGCGGGCGGGTGTAGAGCCAGGACAGCAGGCCGAGCGCGAACATGTTCTTGGCGCGCTGCTTGTCCTTGCGCGACAGCGGGAAGTCCGCGAGCGCCTCGACCGTGATCGAGGTGAGCGGCAGCGCGTGCAGGTGGTAGGACTCCAGCGAGCCGTCCTCGAGCGGGTTGCTGGCGTAGCCGACCTTGCTGAGGTTGCGCGTGGTGAACTCGTCGCTGTCGGCGATCACGGTGGCCCCGCGCGGCACGTCCGGCAGGTTGGCCTTGAGCGCGGCGGGGTTCATCGCGACGAGCACGTCCGGGTTGTCGCCGGGGGTGAGCACGTCGTGGTCGGCGAAGTGCAGCTGGAAGCTCGAGACGCCGGGGAGCGTCCCCTGAGGGGCGCGGATCTCGGCGGGGAAGTTGGGCAGCGTCGACAGGTCGTTGCCGAGGATCGCCGTCTGCGACGTGAACCTGTCTCCCGTCAGCTGCATCCCGTCTCCGGAGTCACCGGCGAACCGGATGACGACGCGCTCGAGCCGGTGGACTGCCTTGCTCGTCATGGGTGCAGAGTCACTTCGCTTTCACTGATACGCAGACTTTGGGTAGACCAAACGTCATGTTATGCGGGCTGCCGGTGCGGCCGGGTCCTCGTCTCATGGTAGGGGCCCGACGTGGGCCTCCCGGGGCCTCGCGCACCCGCACCTGTGGGCAACGTCCGGCAGGCCCGAGTGCTTCCGCCACCTCGATTTCATCTCCACGCCAAAGCCGTGTACGGTTATCGACGCACTCCGAACGAGTGCACTTCCGAGCGCGCTTGGTACTACCAGCCGCTCGGGCCCCCTTAGCTCAGTCGGCAGAGCGTTTCCATGGTAAGGAAAAGGTCGTCGGTTCGATTCCGACAGGGGGCTCTCGCAGGCCCCGCACCCTCGAGGCGCAGGATCTGCCACCTGGCGGGGTAGCTCAGCTGGTTAGAGCGCACGACTCATAATCGTGAGGTCGCGGGATCGAGCCCCGCTCCCGCTACCAAGTACATCCCGACCCCAGGCCGGCCGCAGATCGCGGGTCGGCGCCCACTTCGAGAGCAGGTTGCCCCGTGGCCAGCAAGTCCGCAGACGTCCGTCCCAAGATCACGATGGCGTGCACCGACTGCAAGGAGCGCAACTACATCACCAAGAAGAACCGTCGGAACCACCCCGACCGGCTCGAGCTGGCGAAGTTCTGCCCCCGCTGCAAGAAGCACACCGCGCACCGCGAGACCCGCTGAGCGCACCCCGGCACCGCGCGAGCGCCGTCCCTCACCTGCGAGGGGCGGCGCTCGCTGCCGTCGGTGGCCGGGCTACCGGCACGTAGCGCATAGGCTCGTCCCCATGCCTGTCAACGAGTCGTTCGCGGGGCGCAGCTACCCGCCGACCGCCCCCTACCAGGTGGGGCGGGCCAAGATCGCGGAGTTCGCCGAGGCCGTCGGGGCCGTGGACCCGGTCCACACCGACGTCGACGCGGCCCGGGCGCGGGGGTATGTTGACGTCATCGCCCCCCCGACCTTCGCGGTGCTCGTCGCCCAGCAGGCGGACCGCCAGCTGATCACGGACCCCGAGGCCGGCATCGACTTCACCCGGGTGGTCCACGGCGAGCAGCGGTTCACCCACCACCACCCGCTGGTGGCCGGCGACGAGATCACCGCGACCCTGACCGTCGACACCGTCCGGGTCGTGGGTGGCCACGCGATGGTGACCACGCGCAGCGAGCTGCGCACCGAGGCGGGCGAGCCCCGCTGCACCGCCGTGAGCACCCTCGTGATCCGGGGGGAGGACTGAGATGGGGAGGACTGACATGACCGACCTCAGCACCGTCGAGCCCGGCCAGGTCCTGCCCGAGCGCACCCTCACCGTCACCCGCGCGATGCTCGTCGCGTATGCCGGTGCCAGCCTCGACCGCAACCCGATCCACTGGGACGAGCGGTTCGCCACGTCGGTCGGGCTGCCCGACGTCATCGCGCACGGCATGCTCACCATGGGCGCGGCGGTCCAGGTGGTCGTGGACTGGTGCGGCGACGCGGGGCGGGTCGTGGAGTACTCCACCAAGTTCGTCGCCCCGGTCGTCGTCCCCCACGACGGCGGCGCCGAGGTGGTCCTCGGCGGTGTCGTCAAGAAGGTCGAGGACGGACGGGCTACGGTCGAGCTCACCGCCACGTGCGAGGGCAGGAAGGTCCTCGGGCGGGCGCTCGCGGTCGTCCGCCTCGAGCGCTGACCACCCCCGGCCGCCACCCCTGACGACGGCCGCCCGGCAGCCGGCCCCCCGAGGGGCGGGCTGTCGCCATACGACGAAGGGCACTCCCACGATGCAGGTCGAGCACGACGTCCCCCTGGCCACGCTGACCACCATGCGGGTGGGCGGCCCGGCGCAGCGGCTGGTGACGGCGCGGACGACCGACGAGCTCGTGGACGCGGTGCGCGAGGTCGACGACGCCGACGAGCCGCTGCTGGTCGTGTCGGGCGGGTCCAACCTGGTGGTGTCCGACGAGGGTTTCGCGGGGACCGTGGTGCTGGTGCGCTCCAGCGGCATCGAGGTGCAGAGCCAGGACTGGTGCGGCGGGGCCTTCGTGCGCGTGGCGGCGGGGGAGTCCTGGGACGGGCTGGTCGAGCGGGCCGTCGCCGAGGGATGGGCCGGGATCGAGGCGATGTCCGGCATCCCGGGGCTCACCGGCGCCACGCCGGTCCAGAACGTCGGCGCCTACGGCCAGGAGGTCGCCCAGACCATCGCGCAGGTGCGGGTGTGGGACCGGCGCGAGGAGCGGGTCCGCACCTTCTTCCCGGCCGACTGCGGCTTCACCTACCGCCACAGCGTCTTCAAGGGCACCGACCGCTACGTCGTCCTCGACGTCGCCTTCCAGCTCGAGGTCGCCGACCTCTCCCGGCCGGTGGCGTATGCCGCCCTGGCCGCCGGGCTGGACGTCCCGCTCGGCACCCGGGTGCCGCTGTCCGACGCCCGGGAGGCCGTGCTCGAGCAGCGGCGTCGTCGCGGCATGGTGCTGGAGCCGGGGGACCACGACACCTGGTCCTGCGGGTCCTTCTTCACCAACCCGATCCTGCCGGTGGGGGCGTTCGCCGAGCTGGAGGAGCGGGCCCGGCAGCGGCTGGGGTCGGACGGCCCGGTCCCGCCGCGCTTCGACGCCGGTGACGGGCTGGCCAAGACCAGCGCCGCCTGGTTGATCGACCGGGCGGGCTTCGGCAAGGGCTTCGGCCTGCCGGGGCCGGCGGCGCTGTCGACCAAGCACACCCTCGCGGTGACCAACCGGGGTGGCGCGACGGCGGCCGACGTGGCGGCGCTCGCGCGCCAGGTCCGCGACGGGGTCCAGGAGGCATTCGGGGTCACCCTGGTCAACGAGCCGGTCTTCGTGGGGCACCACCTCTGACCGACGCCGGGTGCCGGCGTGCTCAGCCGGGCAGGGCCAGCCAGGTGTCGACGTCCTCCTCGGCGCGGGCGACCAGCTCGCGCGGGGCGGTGGACGTGCGCAGGGACATGCGGGCCAGCTCGGCCAGCTCCTCGTCGGTGAGCCCGTGGACCTCGCGCGCCAGGGTGTACTGGTCGACCAGCCGGGAGCCGAAGAGCAGCGGGTCGTCGGCGCCGAGCGCCACCTGGACCCCGGCCTGCAGCAGGGTCCGCAGCGGCACCTGCGGCGCGTCGTCGTAGACGCCGAGCGCGACGTTGCTGCCCGGGCACACCTCGAGCGCCACCCCCTCGCGCACCAGGCGGTCGAGGACCCGCGGGTCCTCGGCGGCCCGCACCCCGTGCCCGATCCGGTCCGGCAGCAGCGCGTCCAGCGTCGCCGTGACCGCCTCCGGGCCGCGCAGCTCCCCGCCGTGGGGGACCAGCGCCAGCCCGGCGGCGCGGGCGATCGTGAAGGCGTGCCCGAAGTCGGCGGTGACGCCGCGGTGCTCGTCGTTGGACAGGCCGAAGCCGACGACGTGACCGGTGCCCTCCCCGGCATACCGGGCTGCCAGGCGGGCGAGCGTCCGGGCGTCCAGGGGGTGCCGGACGCGGCTGGCCGCGACGACGACGCCCACCCCGATGCCGGACTCCGCGGCGGCCGCCACCGCGGACTCGAGCACCAGCTCCAGGGCCGGGGTGAGGCCACCGCAGAAGGGCGCGTAGCTGGTGGGGTCGACCTGCAGCTCCAGCCACCGCGAGCCCTCGGAGGCGTCGTCCAGCGCGGCCTCCCGGACGATCCGCCGCATCGCCTCGGGACCGCGGACGCAGGCGCGCGCCGCGTCGTAGAGCCGCTGGAACCGGAACCACCCGCGCTCGTCCACGCTGCGCAGCGTGGGCGGCCAGTCCTCGGTGAGCGCGTGCGGCAGCCGCAACCCCTCGACCTGCGCCAGCTCGGTGAGCGTGGACAGCCGCATCGACCCGGTGAAGTGCAGGTGCAGGTGCGCCTTCGGGAGCTGGTCGAGAGGGCGAGGCATGGGGCCATCCTCACAGACGGTGCCCGCGGGCCCGGGATCCGGTGACGACGACCCCGGTCCTCCCGCGTGCCGAGGCCGACGTGGAGGCAGAGCCCGCCTAGGCTGGGGCTTCCCGACGCTCGCGTCCACCCGCCCGTCGAGCCCCCTGGAGGTCTGGCATGGTCGACCAGCGTCCGCTCTACCGTGCGCGCCGGCACGGCGCCCTGGCCCTGGTGGGCACGGCCGCGGCGCTGCTCGCCGCGGGGGGCCTCGCCCTGGCCGACCTCGTCGGGCCGCCCGATCCCACGCCGAGGTCCGTGGCCGCGGCGGTGTCGGGCCCCGCCACCACCCCGGGCGAGGTGACGGCCACCGC contains:
- a CDS encoding adenosine deaminase — translated: MPRPLDQLPKAHLHLHFTGSMRLSTLTELAQVEGLRLPHALTEDWPPTLRSVDERGWFRFQRLYDAARACVRGPEAMRRIVREAALDDASEGSRWLELQVDPTSYAPFCGGLTPALELVLESAVAAAAESGIGVGVVVAASRVRHPLDARTLARLAARYAGEGTGHVVGFGLSNDEHRGVTADFGHAFTIARAAGLALVPHGGELRGPEAVTATLDALLPDRIGHGVRAAEDPRVLDRLVREGVALEVCPGSNVALGVYDDAPQVPLRTLLQAGVQVALGADDPLLFGSRLVDQYTLAREVHGLTDEELAELARMSLRTSTAPRELVARAEEDVDTWLALPG